The following are encoded in a window of Psychrobacter sp. P11F6 genomic DNA:
- the tssG gene encoding type VI secretion system baseplate subunit TssG — protein sequence MSATQRSQSSYLTDLMAAPQSYELLQALRLVWHEVSMGYAPIEVRYRASLSLAYPQAEIESMALIVQDNMEDSGSSLKDGQVKTSSLNARRIEVCPAVIGLTGPLSALPAMYTDHLASRVNHAKDKAAPAFLDLFNHRLTDLYVQASWFYNLPLQYEINNKKDNYLLSLRALARQPKKLTAIDSLIAYAGMIAPGRLTADQLSHVLSHFLDSTVSVEQFVPEWFDLPASEQTALGGQHAALGLSAFCGARVVQFDSKIRIIFHQLDAKRYLRLLPAGDMYQVIIDFIRKWCGVCLAVEMQLELDKQYITPLSLSESNFGSLGQGGFLISQPATQHHDDTRYALPIQ from the coding sequence ATGTCAGCCACGCAGCGGTCTCAGTCCTCTTATTTAACGGATCTAATGGCGGCGCCGCAATCTTATGAGTTATTACAAGCACTACGTTTGGTTTGGCATGAAGTCAGTATGGGGTATGCACCTATTGAGGTACGTTACCGTGCCTCGTTGTCATTGGCCTATCCGCAAGCTGAAATTGAGTCGATGGCGCTCATTGTTCAGGACAATATGGAAGACAGTGGCAGCTCATTAAAGGATGGTCAAGTAAAAACCAGTTCATTAAATGCTAGGCGGATAGAGGTTTGCCCTGCAGTTATCGGATTGACTGGCCCGTTGTCAGCCTTGCCAGCGATGTATACCGACCATCTAGCCTCGCGAGTCAATCATGCAAAAGATAAAGCGGCACCAGCATTTTTAGATTTATTTAACCATCGATTGACGGATTTGTACGTGCAAGCGAGTTGGTTTTATAACTTGCCATTACAGTATGAGATAAATAATAAAAAAGACAACTATCTACTGAGCTTGCGGGCATTGGCGCGTCAGCCGAAGAAGCTAACCGCCATTGATAGCTTGATTGCTTATGCTGGCATGATCGCCCCAGGACGCCTGACAGCCGATCAGTTATCACATGTACTGTCGCATTTTTTAGATAGCACCGTCAGTGTCGAGCAATTCGTACCGGAGTGGTTTGATCTACCAGCTAGTGAACAGACAGCACTTGGTGGTCAGCATGCTGCCCTTGGGTTGTCCGCATTTTGCGGTGCGCGCGTCGTACAGTTTGATAGCAAAATTAGAATTATCTTTCATCAGTTGGACGCGAAGCGTTATTTAAGACTGTTACCAGCAGGGGATATGTATCAAGTCATTATTGATTTTATCCGTAAATGGTGCGGTGTTTGCTTGGCGGTCGAGATGCAACTCGAGTTGGACAAGCAATACATCACCCCGTTGTCATTATCAGAAAGTAATTTTGGTAGTTTGGGTCAGGGTGGGTTTTTGATATCGCAGCCTGCGACGCAGCATCATGATGACACCCGCTATGCGTTGCCGATTCAGTAG
- the tssH gene encoding type VI secretion system ATPase TssH: MSQLKAVITRLSPSCRQCLQQAARLCIKHGHREVDTVHLLHELIATPHNDVAQILKVNKINQQLLLADITDLLNTFGQATGSTPVFSQGLMALLEDAWELASSQYNQSDDKNSPLEIRSGHILLVLLAYERYQSLLKTLPEPLQYIDRFTLKDDYERQCLGSTEGSGSSSNKITNSKGVNKGADDGANSADNDTNNQESLDTKRTEAKPTPALNKYTYDLTAKASSEQIDPVIGREFEIHQLIDILIRRRQNNPILTGEAGVGKTAVVEGLAQKIVAGQVPDQLKDVTIRSLDMGLLQAGASVKGEFENRLKQVIEEVQASLQPIILFIDEAHTLIGAGGQAGQNDAANLLKPALARGELRTIAATTWSEYKKYFEKDAALSRRFQVVKVDEPDIETAVAMIRGLSAKMQDHFGILIDDDALQAAVELSARYISDRQLPDKAVSVLDTAAARVSLSKTAIPNQLDRLNAKGVQLEQHINNLSQQLERIGGVDEKEKVSQKIAVLDEQRQANQQSIADMTSRWHEQRQLNDQLDALNQQLNDKTDGSDALSAKERLDKQAEYQSIEQSLKKIQETQRLIHAVLDRQVIKQIISDWTGIPLTDMAGNEKDHILGLANTLQARVIGQDHSVAAIVKRIHTAKARLDDPNRPQGVFMLVGPSGVGKTETALALSEVLYGGERNLITINLSEYQEAHSVASLKGSPPGYVGYGEGGVLTEAIRRRPYSVLLLDEVEKAHPDVLDLFYQVFDKGVMEDSEGRLIDFKNMLILLTSNVGSSAIMQACINTDPAVTDFSLPDSNSLKQVINLHLYKAFKPAFLGRLTVIPYYPLTDDALAEIIRLKLDKITGRIHDNYDVPCVIDDEVIELILSRCHEVDSGARNADAIISHTLLPQLAGQLLAHDDSQSVLKKITVFVDADDNFAYRLDTDAVVALNQMAQHSEDETEYQVEDQVKEPPSKPLSAKKPTVKKVASKKPTKKAIKEESL; encoded by the coding sequence ATGAGCCAGTTAAAAGCTGTAATTACCCGCTTGAGTCCGAGTTGCCGACAGTGTTTGCAGCAGGCGGCTAGGCTTTGTATCAAACATGGGCATCGTGAAGTGGACACTGTTCATCTGCTGCACGAACTGATTGCGACGCCGCACAATGATGTAGCTCAAATTTTAAAAGTAAATAAGATTAATCAGCAGTTATTACTAGCAGACATCACCGATTTGCTAAATACCTTTGGTCAGGCAACAGGCTCAACGCCAGTATTTAGTCAAGGTTTGATGGCGTTACTAGAAGATGCGTGGGAGCTAGCCAGTAGCCAATATAATCAAAGCGATGACAAAAATAGCCCGCTAGAAATCCGCTCTGGTCATATATTGCTCGTGCTATTGGCGTATGAGCGTTATCAGTCGCTACTCAAAACTCTTCCTGAGCCACTACAGTATATCGACCGCTTTACCCTAAAAGATGATTATGAGCGTCAATGTCTAGGTAGTACTGAGGGCAGTGGATCAAGCAGTAATAAAATTACCAATAGTAAAGGCGTCAATAAGGGTGCTGATGATGGTGCGAATAGTGCAGACAATGATACTAACAATCAAGAATCTTTAGACACTAAGAGAACTGAAGCTAAGCCAACCCCTGCGTTGAATAAATATACTTATGACTTGACTGCTAAAGCCAGTTCAGAGCAAATAGACCCTGTCATTGGCCGTGAGTTTGAAATTCATCAGTTGATCGATATTTTGATTCGTCGCCGCCAAAATAACCCTATTTTGACGGGTGAGGCAGGGGTAGGTAAAACAGCAGTGGTAGAAGGATTGGCGCAAAAGATAGTCGCCGGTCAAGTGCCTGATCAGCTCAAAGATGTGACGATACGTAGTCTTGACATGGGCTTGCTGCAAGCAGGGGCAAGCGTCAAAGGGGAGTTTGAGAACCGTCTCAAGCAAGTCATTGAAGAAGTACAAGCCTCGCTACAGCCTATTATATTATTCATTGATGAAGCGCATACTTTGATTGGTGCTGGTGGGCAAGCGGGTCAAAACGATGCGGCTAATTTATTGAAGCCTGCGCTGGCTCGTGGTGAGCTTAGAACCATTGCGGCGACGACGTGGTCAGAATATAAGAAATACTTCGAAAAAGATGCAGCGTTGTCACGCCGCTTTCAAGTGGTCAAAGTCGATGAGCCTGATATCGAGACAGCAGTAGCGATGATTCGTGGGTTGAGTGCCAAGATGCAGGATCATTTTGGCATATTAATCGATGACGATGCGCTACAAGCGGCGGTTGAGCTATCCGCACGTTATATCAGCGATAGGCAGCTGCCTGATAAAGCGGTCAGTGTATTAGACACGGCGGCGGCACGGGTGAGCTTATCCAAGACCGCCATACCCAATCAACTTGACAGATTAAACGCCAAAGGGGTGCAGTTAGAGCAGCATATCAATAATCTCAGTCAGCAGCTCGAGCGTATCGGCGGTGTGGATGAAAAAGAAAAAGTCAGCCAAAAAATAGCCGTGCTTGATGAGCAGCGCCAAGCCAATCAGCAAAGCATTGCTGATATGACCAGTCGCTGGCATGAACAGCGTCAGCTTAACGACCAGCTTGATGCCTTAAATCAGCAGTTGAATGACAAGACAGATGGTTCTGATGCGCTTAGTGCAAAAGAGCGCTTAGACAAACAAGCTGAGTATCAAAGTATCGAGCAGTCGTTAAAAAAAATACAAGAGACGCAGCGCCTGATTCATGCGGTATTAGATCGACAAGTTATTAAGCAGATTATCTCAGATTGGACAGGGATTCCACTGACCGATATGGCCGGTAATGAAAAAGATCATATCTTGGGTTTGGCTAATACCTTGCAAGCCCGCGTCATCGGCCAAGATCATTCGGTGGCCGCTATCGTGAAGCGGATTCATACCGCAAAAGCGCGTCTAGACGATCCCAATCGCCCGCAAGGGGTATTTATGCTCGTTGGGCCAAGTGGTGTGGGTAAGACAGAAACGGCACTAGCACTATCAGAGGTGTTGTACGGTGGTGAGCGCAATCTTATTACGATTAACCTGTCAGAGTATCAAGAAGCCCATAGCGTTGCCTCGTTAAAAGGCTCGCCTCCAGGTTATGTTGGCTATGGTGAAGGTGGTGTATTAACCGAAGCGATTCGCCGTCGTCCTTATAGCGTACTCTTACTTGATGAAGTAGAAAAAGCCCATCCAGACGTATTGGATTTGTTTTATCAGGTCTTTGATAAAGGGGTGATGGAAGACAGCGAAGGGCGTTTAATTGATTTCAAAAACATGCTTATTTTATTGACCAGTAATGTTGGTTCGTCTGCGATTATGCAGGCATGTATCAATACAGATCCAGCCGTTACTGACTTTAGCCTGCCAGACAGTAATAGCCTAAAACAAGTCATTAATCTGCATTTGTATAAAGCCTTTAAGCCCGCGTTTTTGGGTCGCTTAACGGTCATTCCTTATTATCCGTTGACGGATGATGCGCTCGCAGAAATTATTCGCCTTAAGCTGGACAAAATCACAGGTCGTATTCATGACAATTATGATGTGCCTTGTGTCATTGATGATGAGGTGATTGAGCTGATTTTATCGCGTTGTCATGAGGTCGATTCTGGTGCACGTAACGCCGATGCGATTATCAGTCATACCTTGCTGCCGCAGCTGGCGGGTCAGCTACTGGCTCATGATGACAGTCAAAGTGTGTTAAAGAAAATTACCGTATTCGTCGATGCGGACGATAATTTTGCTTATCGTCTGGATACTGATGCTGTTGTGGCGCTCAATCAAATGGCACAACACAGCGAAGATGAAACTGAATATCAAG